The Desulfomonilia bacterium region TATATATTCATGGCTGAAGCAGCGCCACTCTTCATGCACTCTATTACCGCCTCTGCAGCCTTTGAGATTTCATCGGAAAGGGTTTTTATTTCTTCACCTGTAAACCTTGACAGCACATAATCTGCACCATCCATGCCTTCGGGAGGTCTACCGATGCCGCAGCGGATACGGACGAAATCACCTGTGTGGAGTACCGACCTGATCGACTCAAGCCCTTTGTGCCCGCCTGTGCCTCCGTTTTCCTTCACCCGCACCTGTCCGAAAGGAATATCCATGTCATCATGGATTACTATCAGATCGCCTTGCTTTATCACCATTGAAGAAAGAGGAAGCCCGCTCAGGTTCATGAATGTCTGGGGCTTGGCCAG contains the following coding sequences:
- the pth gene encoding aminoacyl-tRNA hydrolase — translated: MKMIYGLGNPGARYHMTRHNIGFMVVDLLSREYSIEVKKKASNVLYGKGGIGGINVMLAKPQTFMNLSGLPLSSMVIKQGDLIVIHDDMDIPFGQVRVKENGGTGGHKGLESIRSVLHTGDFVRIRCGIGRPPEGMDGADYVLSRFTGEEIKTLSDEISKAAEAVIECMKSGAASAMNIYNRREPTD